The Ahaetulla prasina isolate Xishuangbanna chromosome 4, ASM2864084v1, whole genome shotgun sequence genome has a window encoding:
- the LOC131198711 gene encoding sperm acrosome membrane-associated protein 4-like yields MKCSLQFSLVCVLVCLLPSTVSKDCIFCEITSSTICPGLRMSCAEDEDCFVGEGVALGVSDILNKGCTRSINCGKEQPVAYMGVTYSLVTNCCKGNLCNEAQSLRGPSLFLQFALISLLRGLL; encoded by the coding sequence ATGAAGTGTTCTTTGCAATTTAGCCTGGTATGCGTCTTGGTTTGCTTGCTGCCTTCCACTGTCTCCAAGGACTGCATCTTTTGTGAAATAACTTCTTCAACAATATGTCCTGGCCTCAGGATGAGCTGCGCTGAAGACGAAGACTGCTTTGTAGGCGAAGGGGTTGCCTTGGGGGTTTCAGACATCCTGAACAAGGGGTGCACCCGCTCCATCAACtgtggcaaagagcaacctgttGCCTACATGGGTGTCACCTACAGCTTGGTCACCAACTGCTGTAAGGGGAACTTGTGCAACGAGGCTCAGTCCCTGAGGggcccttcccttttccttcagtTTGCCCTCATCAGCCTCCTGAGGGGGTTactctga